The Bacteroidia bacterium sequence TTAAATATTTTCCACAAGGTTGTTAAACCTTCAGGTCATTCTACTTATAGAATTTTTCTTCTGCCTGAAATTACTAATTCAGAATTTATTAAATTTTGGAGTCCGTTAGAAATATTGGGATGCACTTATGAAAAAGCAGACGAGAGGCTTTACGCAATAGACGTTCCTCCTAATACGGATATTTTCGCGGTTTATAAGCAATTAGAAGAAGGAGAGGATAAAAAGATATGGGAATTTGAAGAAGGACAT is a genomic window containing:
- a CDS encoding DUF4265 domain-containing protein, whose amino-acid sequence is MNNVDKNLCKVYFYLPVHWHSGASESVWAEKLGEKNTFKIRNVPFYIRGIGLDDVVATVKENELNIFHKVVKPSGHSTYRIFLLPEITNSEFIKFWSPLEILGCTYEKADERLYAIDVPPNTDIFAVYKQLEEGEDKKIWEFEEGHCGHPV